The genomic window TTCTTGGATGTAGCCTTGGCCTAACTTCTGTATGAAATCCCATACTCTTGTTTAATTCAATTACACGTTGTCCTGGTGGTTGCCAATAAGATCCGCATGCGCTGTAACATGAGATGCTGGCCAATGTTTTTGCCTGCTAGTTTGCCCTCTATTGCTATCAAGTTAGTACAACATCACAGCAAACCTTGAGTAAAGGATACCAAAATAGATGCTATTAAAACCAATATGGTTGTTGTGAAGGTCATGCAGTGGACCTGTAGTCCCAAGTAGGATCAGTGTTAaaatgcaacacactttgaaaggcgTGACCAATGAACACGCCCAAGCACATTAATGCCAAGTTCAATACAActggaattccaagtcgggaactcagcctctttctagagctctcaCTTTcctacctgaagatcactgacctcATTATTTGacctcagagttcccagttgttttgaaagccaCATTCAGTGTGCTTGAGACTTTTTAAAGAAATTAACcattgttctttactgacttgcctagtaaaataatttcttatttacaatgacggcctacaaaaCCCGGATGACGGGATGGGGATGACGCCCTATAGgatcccaatcacagccggttgtgatgcagccaggaatcgaaccagggtgtctgtagtgacgcctctagcactgagatgcagtgccttagacagctgcgccattcgggagcccCAGTCTACAGACAACTGACTAGCGGTCGACCAAtttaatcggcatggccgattttcaagttttcataacaatcagtaatcagcctttttggacgccgattacattgcaatccacgaggagactgtgtgtTAGACTGACCaccaatccacgaggagactgtgtgttagactgaccacctgttacgtgaGTGCAGCATCAAagggaccttgtggctgcaaggagccaaggtaagttgctagctagcatcttATATAAAAAGAAACAATCTtcacaatcactagttaactacatgattgatgatattactaggttaccTAGCTtgccctgcgttgcatataatcaatgcggtgcctgttaatttatcatctaatcacagcctacttcaacttcgccaaacaggtgatgatttaacaatcgttgcacaaatgtacctaaccataaacatcaatgcctttcttaaaatcaatactcagaagtatatatttttaaacatgcatATTTTGTTAAAAGAAGTTCATGTTAGCAGgaaatattaactagggaaattgtgtcacttctcttgcctTCAGTGCAAGCAGttagggtatatgcagcagtttgggctgcttggctcgttgcgaactgtgtgaagaccatttcttcctaacaaagaccgtaattaatttgccagaattttacataattatgacacaaCATAGATTGTGCAACTAAACAGGGATATTTAGatttagggttgccacccgttcaataaattatggaacggttccgtatttcactgaaagaaaaaacgctttgttttcgaaatgatagtttcccgATTTGAcctattaatgacctaaggcttgtatttctgtctgtttcttatattataactaagtctatgatttgaaagagcagtctgactgagcggtggtaagcattcattcaaacagcactttactccgtttgccagcagctcttagcaatgcttgaagcacagcactgtttgacttcaagcctatcaactcccgagattaggctggcaatactatagtgcctataaggaCATCCAATAGGCAAAggcatatgaaatacaaatggtatttgTACCAAATAGTCGATGAGTTATAATTCCtagaatattgaagactcatgttaaaaggaaccaccagctttcatatgttctcatgttctgagcaaggaacttaaacgttagctttttcacatggcacatattgcactttttcttctccaacactgtttctgcattatttaaaccaattgaacatgttttatttatttctgagaataaattgattgatttatgtgttaagttaaaataagtgttcattcagtattgttataATGGTCATTAATTACAAACATATAAAatcggcagattaatcggtatctgcttttttttggtcctccaataatcggtatcggtgctgaaaaatcataatcagtcaacCTCTACAACTGACATCTCTGAAAAAAATGAGCTACGAGTAgaaaaaaatagttttgaatggtcatccttCTCTGAAGTCCAAGTCAGGAACTCCAGCCTCTTTCtcttttctgttgtttatgtAGTTGCTAAGGATGCCAGTCTTGGAGGAACATATGAAGGAGCAGAGCCCATGGGTCTACTGTGGAGCATGCAGCCTGTTGCAGGCAGTCGGACAGGCCTCAGGTAATACACCAAAGCAATTCAATATTTGCGGTCAATTTTACACAGGATAAACACATCATTTAGGGTGACCGGGCCCAGCTGGACAAGTCAAAtaaactctctgtctctcaggttGAGAAAGATGGATGTCCTCACTCCTAATGTGGTACACATCTCTGTGTACAGTGGGCACATGACTGAGGGCTTCAGCAAGCAGTCTCCTCTAGCGACCGTTGTCACAGAACGATGGTACATGGCACCGGGTGTGTGCAGAATTGACATCAGGGAACATGGAGTCCGAGGGACCCTCTTTTTACCCCCAGGTCCTGGACCCTTCCCTGGGGTGTTGGATAtgtggggagggggtggggggctgGTGGAGTACCGCTCCTGCCTCCTGGCGTCACACGGTTTTGTTTCCATGGCGCTAGAGTACCTTTCCTATGACAAGAACGGAACCTCAGACATCGAATCAAAAACCTACTTTGAGGTGAGTCTCATACTGTGTGTGCCTACATGCTTGTGCTTGTCTTAATGTTCAGAAACAGCCCTGAGAGGGCAGAGTCCACTCCTGTGACTCATTATCCAGACTCACTGTTATATTACATCACCTCACGTTATATTACATTGCATCCCTATCACTTGAGCTCCATCTCTCTGTTATGTAGAAAGCGTTCAGGATTGTGCAGGAGCACCCTCTGGTGATGAAGGACAGAGTTGCTCTGTTTGGTCTCTCCTTAGGCGCGTCAGTCGCCCTCAACTTGGCAGCCTACTCCAAAGACATCAGCGTGagcctctccctcctactctcctcgtTTTCCTCCAGATTGGAGCTTTGTATTTAGAGTGAATTCAGATTCAGTCATCTTTATTGTCCCAACACTGACCATGTGTATATGCTTATGAGTTTGTTTAGTGTGTAAACAATAAATACTGTGTGTATTCCAGCCCAAAtgctgtgtgtgtatcagtgggaGTCACGTCAACCCTGTCAACAAGCCTATCGGCGAAGTGTTTAGAAAGATGAACAAGTGAGTGGTGTGTGGCTGAAAAATAAACCTAAATCTGTTCAAAGTGAAGGTGTAGGTACCGTGAAGTGAAGGTACCGTGATTATCGTGAAGTGAAGGTACCGTGATTATTGTGAAGTGAAGGTACCGTGATTATCGTGAAGTGAAGGTACCGTGATTATGAAGCTTGTGACATACAGCCCAAATGAAGAAATAGACTAAAAACACAATTATTTATTGCCAGGGATGGGTATAAGACCCGATTTGATGAAGAGGGCCGTGTGGTCTGGAGAGACATCATTCTGCCTATCCCAACCGACCTTGGAGAGAAAGTGGATGTAagtcaacacacacaaacacccacactgTGGGTTTGTTTACTTATTGCCGTGTCTTCTGACAGATGGGGAGGATAAAGTGTCCATTGATGTTGGTCGTCGGGGAGGATGATCAGAACTGGGCCACAGTGGAGTCTGCCAAGGACgtgagtacacacacaaacatgattACAAGCTTCCTATGAAATCAATAATTGTGATTGATGCTGaatgtgacctctgacctgtgtGGGAGAAAAACTCATGACTATATTTCCAATATTAGCAGCATCTAGGCTTTCCACTTTGAAGAGCTGAGACAGAATGGCTATATAAGGAATGGAACATATAGGACCAGGGTCCCGCTACCAATATAACCTATCAGATGTGGGTGTTAACAAGCAAGTTCTGAGATGAAAAGAAAATAATGGAGAAAGGTCAAGGGAAGCTATTttcatatagagggaggggacTCTATACGTTATGCAAAGACAGAATCCTATAAAGGCAGGACTCTGTAATATCAGAAGTTAGTCTCTTtacatggaggggctcggctctgttacgtttgtgatagggtccttccatggaagggCTCAGCTTTGCTACTTTGTATTAAAGTCTATATTtaattcacaagttcttgtaagaGTGTTATATTTCTGAGACAATTTTCCACGACACCTGCAGATGACCCAGATGATGTGTGCAGCGGGCAACGAGCACCTACTGACCATTCTACAATACCCTGATGCTGGACACCTCATTGAGCCGCCCTACACACCCCACTTCAGAGCCAGCAACTTCATAGTGCTGCAAACACGACAGAAAGGTACTGTACACACAACTCACACCTATAGTATACACACCTGAactaagatatatatatatatatataacataacCAATTGTTCACTCCTAATGTAACTAATGATTGTTTGTGTGTTGCAGTGATCATGTTATGGGGAGGGTACACCAAGCCGCATGCTGATGCTCAGGAAGACTGTTGGGAGAAGATCCTTAGCTTCCTACGGCAACACCTCTACCCCAGCCCTGACTCTGTCCCTAAGGccaatctgtgatgtcactgaCCTAGTATCAAGGACCTAGTATGATTGACTAAGCTATaacttttatttttaaatacaatAACACTTTATATTTTAAGTCTAATTATTTTAGTGGGTGAGAGGGTTCTTCTAAGCTAATAATTATACGTAACATAATTATTTTTGCGAGACAGGATTCTCGATACCACTCTAACGACCAAGTGAAGAATCTTATAGTGTGTGACCCCTGTCTTGCCATGTCATTTAGTGAGCGCACCACTGCGTTGTCAAGACTTAAAACGTCAGGAAAGACAGTCGTTTAATGTGACAGGCTCAGCGATAGGATTTGGAAATTTGTGTGGTGTACACTTGGTTTTAGctattctttttttaaattacttaaaatattgaatttggtctttactactatagcccatagaaacgcattgaataacacattcataaatggcaaaaaagacagtccaaaaatgtatcataaggaataagattttttttttttgtgagaagaccaatttttgaGATGTCTCGGTttgacaaacaccactgtagctcagtcaccttccacctcagatGTGGAATGTCGACATAGGCGGATGTGgcggattgagacacagcccaagAAAAAAATCTGATATTAATCTTAAACTGACAGTATTTTGGGTACATCAATATACTCTTAAGGATTAATATTTATGAAATGACTGAGAgtcatcagaccagtggacacAGCTGTACAACATAAATTGAGGGCTGATGAGGAGTGTCCACAGTAGTGGGTCAGAGTCTCTCATTCACTGAACTGCATGAGTTTCAACCTGCCAATAGTGTTAACACCTGTGCCTGAAACCTAACTGCCATAGCACACAGATGATTGATTCTATTTTTTGATTCATGAGGAAATAATAGGAAATGTATTGTCCATGATGTTTATAATAAATCAGAGGAAGAATATGAACAATATCTGTAATTGAGCACATGAGAGCGCTATTTGGTCATTCTTTTGCAGTTCTTCAATATAGTACATGAGGGTGATGAATGCACGTAGCATGTGTAGTGGTGGGCAATGGATGAGTCCTGGGCCTGTATTCCAACATCTGAGTAGGACTGTTGCTCTTGGACAAGGActtccctgtccatgtaatcttattcattatgatcagaAAGCAAGAACTGATTCATTTTcacaagatggagggagaaggaggaatggaaggagagagggatagtgtggagggatggaaggagagagggatagtgtggagggatggaaggagagagggatagtgtggagggatggaaggagga from Oncorhynchus mykiss isolate Arlee chromosome 15, USDA_OmykA_1.1, whole genome shotgun sequence includes these protein-coding regions:
- the LOC110490217 gene encoding acyl-coenzyme A thioesterase 5 isoform X2, translated to MVGTFPLLSVQPTRGLVDEKIQVVVRNLPPALSVTLHSLHRSEDKDLWEAFGHYTSDGQGMVTVAKDASLGGTYEGAEPMGLLWSMQPVAGSRTGLRLRKMDVLTPNVVHISVYSGHMTEGFSKQSPLATVVTERWYMAPGVCRIDIREHGVRGTLFLPPGPGPFPGVLDMWGGGGGLVEYRSCLLASHGFVSMALEYLSYDKNGTSDIESKTYFEKAFRIVQEHPLVMKDRVALFGLSLGASVALNLAAYSKDISPKCCVCISGSHVNPVNKPIGEVFRKMNKDGYKTRFDEEGRVVWRDIILPIPTDLGEKVDMGRIKCPLMLVVGEDDQNWATVESAKDMTQMMCAAGNEHLLTILQYPDAGHLIEPPYTPHFRASNFIVLQTRQKVIMLWGGYTKPHADAQEDCWEKILSFLRQHLYPSPDSVPKANL
- the LOC110490217 gene encoding acyl-coenzyme A thioesterase 5 isoform X1; the encoded protein is MCLSTMVGTFPLLSVQPTRGLVDEKIQVVVRNLPPALSVTLHSLHRSEDKDLWEAFGHYTSDGQGMVTVAKDASLGGTYEGAEPMGLLWSMQPVAGSRTGLRLRKMDVLTPNVVHISVYSGHMTEGFSKQSPLATVVTERWYMAPGVCRIDIREHGVRGTLFLPPGPGPFPGVLDMWGGGGGLVEYRSCLLASHGFVSMALEYLSYDKNGTSDIESKTYFEKAFRIVQEHPLVMKDRVALFGLSLGASVALNLAAYSKDISPKCCVCISGSHVNPVNKPIGEVFRKMNKDGYKTRFDEEGRVVWRDIILPIPTDLGEKVDMGRIKCPLMLVVGEDDQNWATVESAKDMTQMMCAAGNEHLLTILQYPDAGHLIEPPYTPHFRASNFIVLQTRQKVIMLWGGYTKPHADAQEDCWEKILSFLRQHLYPSPDSVPKANL